One segment of Candidatus Hydrogenedentota bacterium DNA contains the following:
- a CDS encoding TPM domain-containing protein, which yields MRDRVLGTRPAFGMGWLTMTCRMLLLATLSSTFVTAVAGYPEYHDTRLNDFANVVRPADAEQIRTALTELHDNTGIEAVVVTVDSIRDYGTSDATIESFATNLFNRWGIGNRERNDGAMLLVAVEDRKARIEVGSRYGLTLDPATRGIIDHVILPLFKQDDYSGGILHGTRALSTELQGWKPPAEAGRSAAETAHGGTATAREAPGNVRSRPRNADASESVGWSFLTAAAIAIALVATVIGAALGFHPFRRGYSEGNYDGDDGYWWGGSGGSGGGGSGGFGGGRSSGGGSSGGW from the coding sequence ATGCGGGATCGCGTACTTGGAACACGTCCAGCCTTCGGCATGGGCTGGTTAACGATGACGTGCCGGATGCTGCTTCTCGCCACGCTCTCATCTACGTTCGTAACGGCTGTCGCGGGCTACCCCGAGTATCACGACACGCGCCTGAATGATTTCGCGAACGTCGTGCGACCCGCCGACGCGGAGCAAATCCGTACCGCACTTACGGAGTTGCACGATAACACCGGCATCGAGGCCGTTGTCGTGACAGTCGATTCCATCCGCGATTACGGGACCAGTGATGCGACCATCGAATCGTTCGCCACAAATTTGTTCAACAGGTGGGGCATCGGTAACCGCGAGCGCAACGACGGCGCGATGCTGCTCGTCGCGGTAGAGGACCGAAAGGCGCGCATCGAGGTGGGGTCGCGTTACGGACTGACGTTAGATCCCGCCACGCGTGGCATCATTGATCACGTCATTTTGCCATTGTTCAAACAGGATGACTACAGCGGTGGAATCCTGCACGGGACACGCGCGCTGAGTACGGAACTGCAGGGCTGGAAGCCTCCGGCGGAGGCGGGAAGGTCGGCTGCGGAGACAGCACACGGAGGCACAGCGACGGCACGGGAAGCGCCCGGCAATGTCCGGTCACGCCCGCGGAACGCCGACGCATCAGAGTCCGTCGGGTGGAGCTTCTTGACAGCCGCAGCTATTGCTATTGCCTTGGTAGCGACGGTTATCGGGGCAGCGTTAGGGTTTCATCCATTTCGGCGCGGGTACAGCGAAGGCAATTATGACGGCGATGATGGTTACTGGTGGGGAGGATCGGGCGGTTCTGGCGGCGGGGGGAGCGGCGGGTTTGGCGGCGGGCGTTCCTCCGGCGGGGGTTCGAGCGGAGGTTGGTAA